One stretch of Paenibacillus sp. FSL R5-0341 DNA includes these proteins:
- a CDS encoding substrate-binding domain-containing protein codes for MTDNQVNRNDADRVEGLNIGAFLKKVGASFSGIWKRRLLTLTAANCCLLLCAACDLSSPDATTVPPRIALITPAGTGELAEAIRLGAEAAAKENGAELMTVEAYPSEGNMYTPAIADSVGSQLQVKQANAGHGTLSRSMREQAQVEAAALALKQGASALLVDPLSEKALSDIVQEAQAMNSDGTIVPVIVLNDEFPVKGITSVISMDNVEAGRQAGQAMAELLEGKGRVALLGPDPLNSGLIQREQGVMEALVQYPNIQVEPKSICNTRDGCWQTAKQLLDQQQVDGFVTLQEPASLGAADELNRRKSADKVRIVGFGSEQQQLEQLQEGVFDHLIVQNGYSAGYLGLNQAVARLNNQSVQARVLLETKLVSTDNMFWMDNQKLLFPFVQ; via the coding sequence ATGACGGACAACCAAGTTAATAGGAATGATGCCGATCGCGTTGAAGGATTGAACATCGGTGCGTTTTTGAAAAAGGTTGGTGCGAGCTTCTCTGGAATTTGGAAACGTCGATTGTTAACTCTGACAGCCGCAAACTGCTGTCTGCTGCTATGCGCTGCCTGTGACCTATCGAGTCCCGATGCTACGACAGTACCGCCACGTATCGCGCTGATTACGCCAGCTGGAACAGGGGAACTTGCGGAAGCCATCCGGCTTGGTGCCGAAGCGGCTGCCAAAGAGAACGGGGCGGAACTGATGACCGTGGAGGCATACCCTTCCGAAGGTAATATGTACACGCCTGCCATTGCGGACTCTGTGGGTAGTCAGTTACAGGTCAAGCAGGCCAATGCGGGCCATGGAACGTTGTCTCGCAGTATGCGGGAGCAGGCTCAGGTGGAAGCCGCGGCATTGGCTCTGAAGCAGGGCGCATCAGCTCTATTAGTCGATCCTTTGAGCGAGAAGGCGCTTAGCGACATTGTTCAGGAGGCGCAGGCAATGAATTCCGATGGAACCATCGTTCCGGTCATTGTGCTTAATGATGAATTTCCCGTGAAAGGCATCACCAGCGTGATCTCCATGGATAATGTGGAGGCTGGACGGCAGGCAGGGCAGGCCATGGCGGAGCTGTTGGAAGGGAAAGGGCGTGTTGCCTTGTTGGGTCCGGACCCTCTTAATTCTGGTTTGATTCAGAGAGAGCAGGGGGTTATGGAAGCCTTGGTCCAGTATCCTAATATTCAAGTGGAACCCAAATCGATATGTAATACCCGGGATGGATGTTGGCAGACTGCGAAGCAATTGCTGGATCAGCAGCAGGTGGATGGCTTCGTTACTCTTCAGGAACCGGCTTCACTGGGAGCAGCCGATGAACTGAATCGACGCAAATCTGCGGACAAGGTAAGGATTGTTGGATTCGGCAGTGAACAACAGCAACTGGAGCAATTGCAAGAAGGGGTCTTCGATCATCTCATCGTCCAGAATGGATATAGTGCAGGTTATCTGGGGTTGAATCAAGCCGTTGCGCGGCTGAACAATCAATCGGTGCAGGCGAGAGTGCTACTTGAGACGAAGCTGGTTAGCACCGACAATATGTTCTGGATGGATAACCAGAAGCTGCTGTTTCCTTTTGTACAATGA
- a CDS encoding galactose ABC transporter substrate-binding protein → MKKTWMTLLITACLVVAAGCSSGGDSEGGSTGTDTGGQTAAGTETPKIGVAIYKFDDTFMTGVRNAMTAAAEGIATLDIVDSQNAQPTQNEKVDLFVSKKYNAMAVNPVDRTAAGVIIDKAKAANIPVVFLNREPVAEDMNKWDKVYYVGAKAEESGTISGQLIVDYWKAHPEADKNGDGKLQYVMLKGEPGHQDAELRTKYSVQAIQDAGIEVEALAEDTAMWDRVKGQEKMQAFLASHGDKIEAVLANNDDMALGAIEALKAAGYFKDGKSMPVVGVDATAPAIQALQDGTMLGTVLNDAKNQGAATVALASVLAKGETPTKENTQYDITDGKYVWIAYKKITKDNIADAQ, encoded by the coding sequence ATGAAGAAAACGTGGATGACACTGTTAATTACGGCATGTTTGGTTGTGGCGGCGGGTTGTAGCAGTGGTGGAGACAGTGAAGGTGGAAGCACGGGAACGGATACAGGAGGCCAGACAGCAGCTGGGACGGAAACGCCCAAGATTGGTGTCGCTATCTACAAATTCGATGATACGTTCATGACGGGTGTACGTAATGCGATGACCGCAGCAGCGGAAGGCATTGCGACCCTCGATATCGTGGATAGCCAGAATGCACAGCCTACACAGAACGAGAAAGTCGATCTGTTTGTATCCAAGAAATATAATGCAATGGCTGTGAATCCGGTAGACCGCACGGCGGCGGGTGTCATCATTGACAAGGCCAAGGCAGCGAACATTCCGGTGGTGTTCCTCAACCGTGAGCCGGTAGCGGAAGACATGAACAAGTGGGATAAAGTGTACTACGTAGGAGCGAAAGCGGAGGAGTCGGGTACGATTTCTGGACAGTTGATTGTAGATTACTGGAAAGCACATCCGGAAGCGGACAAAAACGGGGATGGCAAACTGCAATACGTCATGTTGAAAGGGGAACCGGGTCACCAGGATGCAGAGCTTCGGACCAAATATTCGGTTCAGGCGATCCAGGATGCCGGTATCGAAGTGGAAGCACTGGCGGAAGACACGGCAATGTGGGACCGCGTGAAGGGGCAGGAGAAAATGCAGGCGTTCCTTGCTTCCCATGGCGACAAGATTGAAGCCGTGCTCGCGAACAATGATGATATGGCGCTTGGAGCTATTGAGGCATTGAAAGCAGCCGGATACTTCAAGGATGGCAAATCCATGCCGGTGGTAGGTGTGGATGCAACAGCTCCGGCTATTCAGGCTCTACAGGATGGTACGATGCTGGGTACGGTGCTCAATGATGCCAAGAATCAGGGTGCAGCTACGGTGGCCTTAGCTTCCGTTCTTGCCAAAGGTGAGACACCAACAAAGGAAAATACCCAATATGACATTACAGATGGTAAGTACGTCTGGATTGCCTACAAAAAGATTACGAAAGACAACATTGCCGACGCCCAATAA
- a CDS encoding sugar ABC transporter ATP-binding protein, whose protein sequence is MQSPYLLEMNGVSKAFPGVQALSQVTLKVKPGTVHALMGENGAGKSTLMKCLFGMYRPDEGTIRIEGKDVDIPNSKAALQHGISMIHQELNPVPHRPVMENIWLGRFPMRGILVDEKRMYTDTRALFKDLNLDIDPKAQAGTLSVSKIQSMEIAKAVSFQSKVIVMDEPTSSLTGKEVDQLFAIINELRSRGVSIIYISHKMEEILTISDEVTIMRDGFVVGTWDAADLTTDLIITRMVGRDLDERFPERTNVPGEVILKAEGLTSNQSKSFRDVSFELRKGEVLGIGGLVGAQRTELIESLFGLRGLASGTISIHGRKVKINSPAAAKRHNIALLTEERRVTGIFPVLSVYENTIIASLGRYRNRVGLLDEKKGREEAREQTQKFRTKTPSVNTLIRNLSGGNQQKVLLARWLLTDPEILLLDEPTRGIDVGAKFEIYTIITELARQGKSIIMISSEMPELLGMSDRIMVMSEGRLTGIVDGAEATEQDIMRLAAQQRMA, encoded by the coding sequence ATGCAGTCACCTTACCTGCTGGAGATGAATGGAGTTTCCAAAGCATTCCCGGGTGTGCAGGCACTAAGTCAGGTCACATTGAAGGTGAAGCCGGGAACGGTTCACGCCTTGATGGGAGAGAATGGAGCGGGAAAATCCACGTTGATGAAATGTCTGTTCGGCATGTATCGCCCGGATGAAGGAACCATACGCATCGAAGGGAAGGACGTGGATATTCCGAATTCCAAAGCGGCACTTCAGCATGGGATATCCATGATTCATCAGGAGCTGAATCCGGTACCGCATCGTCCAGTGATGGAGAATATCTGGCTGGGTCGTTTTCCGATGAGGGGAATTCTGGTGGACGAGAAACGCATGTATACCGATACACGGGCTCTATTCAAGGACTTGAACCTGGATATTGATCCGAAGGCTCAAGCTGGAACACTATCTGTTTCCAAGATTCAATCGATGGAAATTGCCAAGGCGGTCTCTTTTCAATCCAAAGTCATCGTCATGGATGAGCCGACTTCCTCCCTGACGGGGAAGGAAGTGGATCAGCTCTTCGCCATTATTAATGAACTGCGCAGTCGCGGCGTGTCCATAATCTACATTTCTCACAAGATGGAGGAGATCCTGACGATCTCGGATGAAGTGACGATCATGCGTGATGGCTTCGTTGTTGGGACATGGGATGCTGCTGATTTAACGACAGATCTGATTATTACGCGCATGGTGGGCCGTGATCTGGATGAACGTTTCCCAGAACGGACAAACGTACCCGGTGAAGTGATATTGAAAGCCGAGGGTCTGACATCGAACCAGTCCAAATCATTTCGTGATGTATCCTTCGAGCTGCGAAAAGGCGAAGTGCTCGGCATTGGCGGCCTGGTTGGAGCACAGCGGACAGAACTAATTGAGTCCTTGTTCGGACTGCGCGGACTCGCTTCAGGTACCATTTCCATTCATGGGCGCAAGGTGAAGATTAACTCTCCTGCAGCAGCAAAGCGTCATAACATCGCGTTGCTCACGGAAGAACGAAGGGTCACTGGGATTTTCCCCGTGTTGTCGGTGTATGAGAATACGATCATCGCCAGTCTGGGGCGCTACCGAAATCGCGTGGGCTTGCTGGACGAGAAAAAGGGTCGGGAAGAGGCGCGGGAACAGACGCAGAAGTTCAGAACCAAAACACCTTCAGTTAACACGCTGATTCGAAACCTGTCTGGCGGTAATCAGCAGAAAGTTCTGCTAGCCCGCTGGTTGCTAACCGACCCGGAGATCCTGCTGCTGGACGAACCGACACGTGGAATCGATGTAGGGGCCAAATTCGAGATATACACCATTATTACGGAACTGGCTCGTCAGGGCAAAAGCATTATTATGATTAGCTCAGAGATGCCAGAACTGCTGGGCATGTCGGATCGCATTATGGTGATGAGCGAAGGGCGTCTCACCGGAATCGTGGACGGAGCCGAGGCAACCGAGCAGGATATTATGAGGCTGGCCGCGCAGCAGCGGATGGCTTAG
- the mglC gene encoding galactose/methyl galactoside ABC transporter permease MglC: MNTQMINQVKQYVTQRAIFIVLILLIIGIAIADPNFLAFSTLRDILQQSSTRAIIALGAAFILVTGGVDLSAGRVVGLTAVVSASMLQIDEYANRFFPDLPQLWVGLPILVGITAGLFVGLVNGLIVAKLHVPPFIATLGTMVAVYGLNSIYFDTEPNQSQPIGGLRPDFTVIGSGYIDLGGGYSIPYIVLIAIAVALICWVIFNKTRLGKNMYAIGGNIQAAHVSGIHVARNLVALYAIAGALYGLGGVLEAARTGGATNNYGNMYELDAIAACVVGGVSTAGGIGTVPGVMAGVLIFGVINYGLTFIGVSPYWQLIIKGLIIVAAVAFDIRKYMAKK, translated from the coding sequence ATGAACACACAGATGATCAATCAAGTGAAACAATATGTTACACAGCGCGCCATCTTTATCGTACTGATTCTGCTCATCATTGGGATTGCGATTGCCGATCCGAATTTTCTGGCCTTCTCCACACTGCGGGACATCTTACAGCAGTCCTCCACACGGGCCATTATTGCGCTCGGTGCAGCCTTTATCCTCGTCACGGGCGGGGTCGATCTGTCCGCTGGACGGGTGGTTGGACTGACGGCTGTCGTATCGGCATCGATGTTGCAAATTGATGAATATGCAAATCGCTTCTTCCCCGATCTGCCCCAGTTGTGGGTGGGTCTGCCGATCCTTGTCGGGATTACCGCAGGTCTGTTTGTGGGATTGGTGAATGGACTCATTGTCGCCAAATTGCATGTACCGCCTTTTATCGCAACGCTGGGTACGATGGTAGCCGTGTATGGACTGAATTCCATTTATTTTGATACGGAACCCAACCAATCGCAGCCGATCGGAGGCTTGAGACCCGACTTCACCGTCATTGGCTCTGGCTACATTGATCTGGGCGGTGGGTATTCCATTCCGTATATCGTATTGATTGCTATTGCGGTGGCTTTAATCTGCTGGGTGATCTTTAACAAAACACGGCTTGGCAAAAACATGTACGCCATCGGTGGCAACATTCAGGCAGCGCATGTATCCGGGATTCATGTGGCGCGCAATCTGGTTGCCCTGTATGCCATTGCGGGTGCATTGTATGGTCTGGGTGGTGTACTTGAAGCGGCTCGGACAGGTGGAGCTACGAATAATTACGGTAACATGTATGAGCTGGATGCGATTGCTGCATGTGTGGTAGGTGGCGTATCAACGGCGGGCGGTATTGGAACCGTGCCTGGAGTTATGGCGGGGGTACTGATCTTCGGGGTCATTAACTATGGCCTGACGTTTATCGGTGTAAGTCCATACTGGCAATTGATTATCAAAGGATTAATCATTGTTGCTGCGGTGGCTTTTGATATCCGTAAGTATATGGCAAAGAAATAA